The Amycolatopsis sp. DG1A-15b genome window below encodes:
- a CDS encoding TetR/AcrR family transcriptional regulator produces MQPRGRRQSADAAADYHRVHVASSTSVEDSTPVECLVVDRLDVIADAAIEVIAAEGMRGLTHRAVDRAAGLPTGSTSYYARTRAALLELTIARIVVLDQAPLTGGGGGLAEFVAGYAFDAITAGRTRMLARYEFALEATRRPELRAVYDEGGLQIRRQAAAALEAAGSPDPSRHARVVVDWMEGTIFGALAGTGSLAPPDLAELVASARDILAGIGVG; encoded by the coding sequence GTGCAGCCCCGCGGCCGCCGCCAGTCCGCCGATGCCGCCGCCGATTACCACCGCGTGCATGTCGCCTCCTCTACATCTGTAGAGGACTCTACACCTGTAGAGTGCCTTGTCGTGGATCGGTTGGATGTGATCGCGGACGCAGCGATCGAAGTGATCGCGGCGGAAGGCATGCGAGGCTTGACTCACCGGGCGGTGGACCGCGCGGCGGGCCTGCCGACGGGGTCGACGTCGTACTACGCGCGCACGCGGGCGGCGCTGCTGGAACTGACGATCGCGCGGATCGTGGTCCTGGACCAGGCCCCGCTGACCGGTGGCGGTGGCGGATTGGCGGAGTTCGTCGCGGGGTATGCGTTCGACGCGATCACCGCGGGCCGGACCCGGATGCTGGCGAGGTACGAGTTCGCACTGGAGGCGACCCGGCGCCCGGAGTTGCGCGCGGTGTACGACGAGGGGGGCTTGCAGATCCGCCGCCAAGCGGCGGCCGCCCTGGAGGCGGCCGGTTCCCCGGACCCTTCGCGGCACGCGAGGGTGGTGGTGGACTGGATGGAGGGGACGATCTTCGGCGCGCTGGCGGGGACGGGATCGCTGGCGCCGCCCGACTTGGCTGAGCTGGTCGCGAGCGCCCGGGACATCCTCGCGGGGATCGGCGTGGGCTGA
- a CDS encoding MauE/DoxX family redox-associated membrane protein yields the protein MLNTVGTLARLGLAAVWLVSGALKLADPGQTLIAVQAYEVLPDALEDVVAIALPLVELVLGLLLLAGLATRWTAAAALGLLLVLIAGIAQSWARGLSIDCGCFGGGGHVAAGQTEYPQEILRDTGFALLAVWLLARPRTWLSLDGWLARGRGNSGEPEHDYSGIAEGN from the coding sequence GTGCTGAACACCGTCGGCACGCTCGCCCGGCTCGGGCTGGCGGCCGTCTGGCTCGTTTCCGGTGCGCTCAAGCTGGCGGACCCCGGCCAGACGCTGATCGCCGTGCAGGCGTACGAGGTGCTGCCGGACGCGCTCGAAGACGTGGTGGCCATCGCGCTGCCGCTCGTGGAACTCGTGCTCGGGCTGCTGCTGCTCGCCGGCCTGGCGACCCGGTGGACCGCCGCGGCCGCGCTGGGGCTGCTGCTCGTGCTCATCGCCGGTATCGCCCAATCGTGGGCGCGCGGCCTGAGCATCGACTGCGGGTGCTTCGGCGGCGGCGGCCACGTGGCGGCGGGGCAGACCGAGTACCCGCAGGAGATCCTCCGCGACACGGGGTTCGCGCTGCTCGCCGTCTGGCTGCTGGCGCGCCCGCGCACCTGGCTGTCGCTCGACGGCTGGCTGGCGCGAGGTCGCGGGAACTCGGGCGAGCCCGAACACGACTACTCGGGTATCGCGGAAGGGAATTGA
- a CDS encoding FAD-dependent monooxygenase, with the protein MHAVVIGGGIGGLAAAAGLHRVGWTVTVLEKAPEFGDVGAGISLWPNALRSLDELGVDLGERLAPQREGGFRDRRGRRITRFDAAGFERRHGRPLGAIHRRDLVAALRDAVPADSLRTGAEVTEVREDGLVRYNESELRADLVVAADGIHSRVRHALFPDHPAPVYSGSTAFRGVARRPGTGLSTSFDRGTEVGVLPLTGGDVYWWISTLAPPDTRRADLEPAFENWHEPIPALLDATPPEAVLHHDLYYLGTPLKTYTRGRIALLGDAAHAMPPFLGQGGCQAIEDAVVLAHAVSTQDTVDAALEHYDRQRRPRSQQVVRESVRMGKLGPQLTNPVAAILRTALLKCLPAKATARVGAGITGWTPPRLPRPVPPRTP; encoded by the coding sequence ATGCACGCGGTGGTAATCGGCGGCGGCATCGGCGGACTGGCGGCGGCCGCGGGGCTGCACCGGGTCGGCTGGACGGTCACCGTTCTCGAGAAAGCGCCCGAGTTCGGCGACGTCGGCGCCGGGATCTCGCTCTGGCCGAACGCCCTGCGCAGCCTCGACGAACTGGGCGTCGACCTCGGCGAGCGCCTGGCGCCGCAGCGAGAAGGCGGGTTCCGCGACCGCCGCGGCCGCCGGATCACCCGCTTCGACGCCGCCGGGTTCGAACGACGGCACGGGCGGCCGCTCGGCGCGATCCACCGGCGGGACCTCGTCGCCGCCCTCCGGGACGCCGTCCCGGCGGACAGCCTCCGGACCGGCGCCGAAGTCACCGAAGTCCGCGAAGACGGCCTGGTCCGCTACAACGAGAGCGAACTGCGCGCCGACCTCGTCGTCGCGGCCGACGGCATCCACAGCCGGGTCCGCCACGCCCTCTTCCCGGACCACCCGGCGCCGGTGTACTCGGGCAGCACGGCGTTCCGCGGTGTCGCACGCCGTCCCGGAACCGGGCTGAGCACGAGCTTCGACCGCGGCACCGAGGTGGGCGTCCTCCCGCTGACCGGTGGCGACGTCTACTGGTGGATCTCGACCCTCGCCCCACCGGACACCCGCCGAGCCGACCTCGAACCGGCCTTCGAGAACTGGCACGAGCCGATCCCGGCACTCCTCGACGCCACTCCGCCCGAAGCCGTGCTGCACCACGACCTCTACTACCTCGGCACCCCGTTGAAGACCTACACCCGGGGCCGGATCGCGCTGCTCGGCGACGCCGCCCACGCGATGCCGCCGTTCCTCGGCCAGGGTGGCTGCCAGGCCATCGAGGACGCCGTCGTGCTCGCCCACGCGGTGTCCACACAGGACACCGTCGACGCCGCCCTCGAGCACTACGACCGGCAGCGACGGCCGCGCAGTCAGCAGGTCGTGCGCGAGTCCGTCCGGATGGGCAAACTCGGCCCCCAGCTGACCAACCCCGTCGCGGCGATACTGCGCACGGCCCTGCTGAAGTGCCTGCCGGCCAAGGCGACGGCCCGTGTGGGCGCGGGGATCACGGGGTGGACGCCGCCGCGTCTCCCCCGACCAGTCCCGCCTCGTACGCCGTGA
- a CDS encoding ATP-binding cassette domain-containing protein, whose amino-acid sequence MITLRGLTKRYGEKTVVDALTCDVASGQVTGFLGPNGAGKSTTMRMTVGLDHPQAGEALVGGRRYAELRHPLREVGALLDAKALHPGRSAGKHLLAMARSNGIAASRVEEVLATVGLSDVAGKRAGQFSLGMGQRLGIAGALLGDPGVLLFDEPVNGLDPDGVRWVRQLMRSLAAEGRTVFVSSHLMSEMQLTADHLVVIGKGKLLADAPVAEFIAGNSRTTVSVRVPADGDRAALDARLRAEGGLTHPGEPAELVVDGVDVTRVGDLVHELGIRVHGLAERTASLEQAYMELTASSVEYGVSA is encoded by the coding sequence ATGATCACACTCAGAGGACTCACGAAGCGCTACGGGGAGAAGACCGTCGTCGACGCGCTCACCTGTGACGTCGCTTCGGGCCAGGTGACCGGGTTTCTCGGCCCCAACGGCGCCGGGAAGTCGACGACCATGCGGATGACCGTCGGGCTCGACCACCCGCAGGCGGGTGAAGCCCTGGTCGGCGGGCGGCGCTACGCCGAGCTGCGGCACCCGCTGCGCGAGGTCGGCGCGCTGCTCGACGCCAAAGCACTGCACCCGGGCCGCAGCGCCGGGAAGCACCTGCTGGCCATGGCCCGCAGCAACGGCATCGCGGCGAGCCGCGTCGAGGAGGTGCTGGCGACCGTCGGGCTGTCCGATGTCGCCGGCAAGCGGGCCGGGCAGTTCTCGCTCGGCATGGGACAGCGGCTCGGCATCGCGGGCGCGCTGCTCGGCGACCCGGGGGTGCTGCTGTTCGACGAGCCGGTCAACGGCCTCGACCCGGACGGCGTCCGCTGGGTGCGGCAGCTGATGCGATCGCTGGCGGCCGAGGGGCGGACGGTGTTCGTCTCGAGCCACCTGATGAGCGAGATGCAGCTGACCGCCGACCACCTGGTGGTGATCGGCAAGGGCAAGCTGCTGGCCGACGCGCCGGTGGCGGAGTTCATCGCGGGCAATTCCCGCACGACGGTCTCGGTCCGCGTCCCGGCCGACGGCGACCGCGCCGCGCTGGACGCGCGCTTGCGTGCCGAGGGCGGGCTGACGCACCCGGGCGAGCCGGCCGAGCTGGTGGTGGACGGCGTCGACGTCACCCGCGTCGGCGACCTCGTGCACGAGCTGGGGATCCGCGTGCACGGACTCGCCGAGCGGACGGCGTCGCTCGAGCAGGCCTACATGGAACTGACGGCTTCTTCGGTGGAATACGGGGTTTCGGCATGA
- the hrpB gene encoding ATP-dependent helicase HrpB, which yields MKLPDLPVRAVLPDVVAALGERGTAVLVAPPGTGKTTLVPLALAAAAEGRVVVAEPRRLAARAAAARMAALLGEPVGETVGYAVRGDRKVSARTRIEVVTSGLLVRRVQGDPELPGVSTVLLDECHERHLDADLLLALLLDVRAGLREDLRLLATSATVASGRLAALLGDAPVVTATARTYPVEFSYVPPGRGERVEACVARAVRTALSDGDGDVLAFLPGAGEIARTTGLLRLSESDTVDVLPLHGRLSAAHQDDALRPRDRRRVVLATAVAESSLTVPGVRAVVDSGLARVPRVDHRRGLPGLATVRVSAAVATQRSGRAGREAPGRAYRCWAEHEQATLPAYPEPEIRTAELARLALELACWSTPDGSGLAWWDPPGEGALAAGRALLVTLGATSSDGTVTRRGRRMAELGLHPRLARALLDGSSEVGARNAAEVVALLDAGATLTDVHAELRRLRSAGDEGARRWKREVRRLEGLVSPARAAGRPDPALVVALAHPERLAKRRPGGAPVYLMAGGTAAELPPGSGLDAEWLAIAEATRDPGRVHGTIRLAAPADETLAVRAGQVSEVDEVTWDGDVVARRVRKLGAIVLSEKPLKHADVRDALVTGLKSEGLGLLKWSQDAIRLRERMAFLHRVLGPPWPPVDDAALLSDVDSWLDLGTARRKSDLANINAGTALKALLPWPEAAKLDDLAPDRLEVPSGSHIRVDYRGDQPVLAVKLQETFGWTETPVIAGVPVVLHLLSPAGRPAAITADLASFWTSGYPAVRADLRGRYPKHPWPEDPAGAVPTRHTRRRT from the coding sequence GTGAAGCTCCCCGACCTGCCGGTGCGTGCCGTGCTGCCCGACGTCGTCGCCGCGCTCGGCGAACGCGGCACCGCGGTGCTCGTGGCGCCGCCCGGCACGGGGAAGACGACGCTGGTCCCGCTCGCCCTGGCGGCGGCGGCCGAGGGCCGGGTCGTGGTCGCCGAGCCACGGCGGCTGGCGGCCCGCGCGGCGGCGGCGCGGATGGCGGCGCTGCTGGGTGAACCGGTCGGCGAGACGGTGGGCTACGCCGTGCGCGGCGACCGGAAGGTGTCCGCGCGGACCCGGATCGAGGTCGTGACGTCGGGGCTGCTGGTACGGCGCGTGCAGGGCGATCCGGAACTGCCCGGCGTCTCGACGGTGCTGCTCGACGAGTGCCACGAACGGCACCTGGACGCCGACCTGCTGCTCGCGCTGCTCTTGGACGTCCGCGCCGGGCTGCGCGAGGACTTGCGGCTGCTGGCGACGTCGGCGACGGTCGCGTCCGGGCGGCTCGCGGCCCTGCTCGGCGACGCCCCGGTGGTGACGGCCACGGCACGGACCTACCCGGTGGAGTTCTCCTACGTCCCGCCGGGGCGCGGCGAACGCGTCGAGGCCTGTGTCGCGCGGGCGGTGCGGACGGCGTTGTCCGACGGCGACGGTGACGTGCTCGCCTTCCTGCCCGGCGCGGGAGAGATCGCGCGGACGACGGGCTTGCTGCGACTGTCCGAATCGGACACTGTGGACGTTCTCCCGCTGCACGGCCGGTTGTCGGCGGCGCACCAGGACGACGCGCTCCGGCCGCGTGACCGGCGGCGGGTGGTGCTGGCGACGGCGGTGGCGGAGTCGAGCCTGACGGTGCCGGGCGTGCGCGCGGTGGTGGACTCGGGACTGGCGCGCGTGCCGCGCGTCGACCACCGGCGCGGGCTGCCGGGGCTGGCGACGGTCCGGGTGTCGGCGGCGGTGGCCACGCAGCGGTCCGGCCGCGCGGGCCGGGAGGCGCCCGGGCGGGCGTACCGCTGCTGGGCCGAGCACGAGCAGGCGACGCTGCCGGCGTACCCCGAACCGGAGATCCGCACGGCCGAGCTGGCCCGGCTGGCGCTGGAGCTGGCGTGCTGGTCGACCCCCGACGGCAGCGGGCTGGCCTGGTGGGACCCACCGGGCGAAGGCGCGCTGGCCGCGGGCCGGGCGCTGCTGGTGACGCTGGGCGCGACGTCGTCGGACGGGACGGTGACCCGGCGCGGACGCCGGATGGCCGAGCTCGGCCTGCACCCGCGGCTGGCCCGCGCGCTCCTGGACGGATCTTCCGAAGTGGGCGCCCGCAACGCGGCCGAGGTGGTGGCGCTGCTGGACGCGGGCGCGACGCTGACGGACGTGCACGCGGAGCTGAGGCGCCTGCGCTCGGCGGGGGACGAAGGAGCGCGGCGCTGGAAGCGGGAAGTGCGGCGGCTGGAGGGCTTGGTTTCACCCGCCCGGGCAGCCGGCCGGCCCGATCCCGCGCTGGTCGTCGCCCTCGCCCACCCGGAACGGCTCGCCAAGCGGCGTCCCGGCGGCGCGCCCGTCTACCTCATGGCCGGCGGCACCGCCGCCGAACTCCCGCCCGGCAGCGGCCTCGACGCCGAGTGGCTGGCGATCGCCGAGGCCACCCGTGATCCCGGCCGCGTCCACGGCACCATCCGCCTCGCCGCGCCCGCCGACGAGACCCTCGCCGTACGCGCCGGCCAGGTGTCCGAAGTGGACGAAGTCACCTGGGACGGCGATGTCGTCGCCCGGCGGGTCCGCAAGCTCGGCGCCATCGTCCTGTCCGAGAAGCCGCTCAAGCACGCCGACGTCCGCGACGCCCTGGTCACCGGCCTGAAATCCGAAGGACTCGGCCTCCTGAAGTGGAGCCAGGACGCGATCCGCCTCCGCGAACGGATGGCCTTCCTGCACCGCGTCCTCGGCCCGCCCTGGCCCCCGGTCGACGACGCCGCCTTGTTGTCCGATGTGGACTCCTGGCTCGACCTCGGCACCGCCCGCCGGAAGTCCGACCTGGCGAACATCAACGCGGGCACCGCACTGAAAGCCCTCCTCCCCTGGCCGGAAGCGGCGAAACTCGACGACCTCGCCCCGGACCGCCTCGAAGTGCCGTCGGGGTCGCACATCCGCGTCGACTACCGCGGTGACCAGCCCGTGCTCGCCGTGAAACTGCAGGAGACCTTCGGCTGGACCGAAACCCCGGTGATCGCCGGTGTCCCGGTGGTGCTGCACCTGCTCTCCCCCGCCGGACGGCCCGCGGCGATCACCGCCGACCTCGCGTCCTTCTGGACGTCCGGCTACCCGGCCGTGCGCGCCGACCTGCGCGGCCGCTACCCGAAGCACCCCTGGCCGGAGGACCCCGCCGGCGCCGTCCCGACCCGGCACACCCGCCGCCGCACCTGA
- a CDS encoding ABC transporter permease gives MTAPVEVRGGGLPGAVAAEWTKFWSVRATWWCLAAGTALMLCYGTLSAIAQRLGDEPQGAHTIALGGGFYLAQFAVIALAALCVTSEYAGGGIRSTLLWTPVRSRVVLAKAAVLAPVLFAYGVLLSCAGMALATAVMDGHGRPTSFEAGFTTASGMGGYFALLGLLCAGLGWALRSAAGTLVSVIVLLVPLPLIVASLGLPEAMPYFPGIAGVNAMVEAGQPNPITMTAAPYAPWVGLAICAAWAAAALLAGAAVLRRRDA, from the coding sequence ATGACGGCACCGGTCGAAGTACGCGGCGGCGGGCTCCCGGGAGCGGTGGCCGCGGAGTGGACGAAGTTCTGGTCGGTCCGGGCGACGTGGTGGTGCCTGGCGGCGGGAACGGCCCTGATGTTGTGCTACGGCACGCTGTCGGCGATCGCCCAGCGCCTCGGAGACGAACCGCAGGGCGCCCACACGATCGCCCTCGGCGGCGGTTTCTACCTGGCCCAGTTCGCGGTGATCGCGCTGGCGGCGCTGTGCGTGACGAGCGAGTACGCGGGCGGGGGAATCCGCTCGACGCTGCTGTGGACACCGGTCCGGTCCCGCGTGGTCCTGGCGAAGGCGGCGGTGCTGGCGCCGGTGCTGTTCGCGTACGGAGTGCTGCTGTCGTGCGCGGGAATGGCCTTGGCCACCGCGGTGATGGACGGCCACGGCCGGCCCACGTCGTTCGAAGCGGGCTTCACGACGGCATCGGGCATGGGCGGGTACTTCGCGCTGCTGGGTCTGTTGTGCGCGGGCCTCGGCTGGGCGTTGCGCAGCGCGGCCGGGACGCTGGTGTCGGTGATCGTGCTGCTGGTACCGCTGCCGCTGATCGTGGCGTCGCTGGGCCTGCCGGAGGCGATGCCGTACTTCCCGGGCATCGCGGGGGTGAACGCCATGGTCGAGGCGGGACAGCCGAACCCGATCACGATGACGGCCGCCCCGTACGCACCCTGGGTGGGCTTGGCGATCTGCGCGGCCTGGGCCGCGGCGGCGTTGCTGGCGGGCGCGGCGGTGTTGCGCCGCAGGGACGCCTGA
- a CDS encoding VOC family protein, with protein MRSRLPAVTFDAENPAGPARFWAGLLGREVVEDAGGVLLPGEDAQLGLRFAPGRAGRLGANRMHLHLTSADLDDQQHTVATAVRLGGRHVDVGQRPEEGHVVLADPAGYEFCVIEPGNDYLAGCGPLGELTCAGTRQAGLFWSEALGWPVVWDRGEQIAIQSPRGGTKVAWDAWDGTPVTPEAGPNRQRFELLPADGDQRAAVDALISLGATRLEARADGTVVLADPDGTEFRVRPADRDPAGSPPRSG; from the coding sequence ATGCGTTCGCGACTGCCGGCGGTGACCTTCGACGCGGAGAACCCGGCAGGACCGGCACGCTTCTGGGCCGGCCTGCTCGGCCGGGAGGTCGTCGAGGATGCCGGCGGTGTGCTGCTGCCGGGCGAGGACGCCCAGCTCGGCCTGCGGTTCGCCCCGGGCCGCGCCGGCCGGCTCGGCGCGAACCGCATGCACCTGCACCTGACCAGCGCCGACCTCGACGACCAGCAGCACACGGTGGCCACGGCGGTCCGGCTCGGTGGCCGCCACGTCGACGTCGGGCAGCGGCCCGAGGAGGGGCACGTCGTCCTGGCCGACCCGGCAGGCTACGAGTTCTGCGTGATCGAGCCCGGCAACGACTACCTCGCCGGGTGCGGCCCGCTGGGCGAGCTCACCTGCGCCGGAACCCGGCAGGCCGGCCTGTTCTGGAGCGAAGCGCTGGGCTGGCCGGTGGTGTGGGACCGGGGCGAGCAGATCGCGATCCAGTCACCGCGAGGCGGCACGAAAGTCGCCTGGGACGCCTGGGACGGCACGCCCGTGACGCCGGAAGCGGGGCCGAACCGGCAGCGCTTCGAGCTGCTCCCGGCGGACGGCGACCAGCGGGCGGCGGTCGACGCGCTGATCTCCCTCGGCGCCACTCGGCTCGAGGCCCGCGCCGACGGCACCGTCGTGCTGGCGGATCCGGACGGCACCGAGTTCCGCGTGCGGCCGGCCGACCGCGACCCCGCCGGGTCGCCACCCCGGTCCGGGTGA
- a CDS encoding YbaB/EbfC family DNA-binding protein, whose translation MAEFDIDLASARIAEQAERAGAEASARLARSGPVVGKASSGGIEVQVAPGGLLTGVSIHRSELRHGSAVLADRIFELAQRATRRAGDRMYHALSPVVDREQLETLGYEPIPDDDPDAETYSYGGGPR comes from the coding sequence GTGGCTGAATTCGACATCGACCTGGCGTCCGCGCGGATCGCCGAACAGGCGGAGCGGGCGGGCGCGGAGGCGTCCGCGCGCCTCGCGCGCTCGGGTCCGGTGGTGGGCAAGGCTTCGTCCGGCGGCATCGAGGTCCAGGTGGCGCCGGGCGGGTTGCTGACCGGCGTGTCGATCCACCGATCGGAGCTGCGGCACGGGTCCGCGGTGCTCGCCGACCGGATCTTCGAGCTGGCCCAGCGCGCGACCCGCCGCGCGGGCGACCGGATGTACCACGCGCTGTCGCCCGTCGTCGATCGCGAGCAGCTGGAAACCCTGGGCTACGAACCGATTCCGGACGACGACCCGGACGCCGAGACCTACTCCTACGGTGGGGGACCGCGGTGA
- a CDS encoding glutamate ABC transporter substrate-binding protein — MRWRTLLGSALLLVTVSACGPAKVSPADSLVTRASAADHLTIGIRFDAPGLSEHTIDGRFVGFDVDVATFVASELGVPAKDITWRETTSATRETDLTSGAVDLVVASYSITDKRKQVVSFAGPYFTTGQDLLVRRTSADIAGPEALNGRRLCSVTGSTPAQQVKDKYAQAVQLVEYPRYSDCVTALLAGQIDAVTTDAVILAGYVARDPELLKIVGKPFSKESYGVGLRKDDTQGVTAVDDAIRKMISSGEWLRSLNANIGPSGYQLPPPPEVASK; from the coding sequence ATGCGGTGGCGCACGCTCCTCGGCTCGGCGTTGCTGCTGGTCACCGTGTCGGCGTGCGGCCCGGCGAAGGTCTCGCCTGCGGACTCGCTCGTCACCCGGGCGAGTGCCGCGGATCATCTGACCATCGGCATCCGGTTCGACGCCCCGGGGCTTTCCGAGCACACCATCGACGGCCGGTTCGTCGGGTTCGACGTCGACGTCGCGACTTTCGTCGCGAGCGAGCTCGGCGTGCCCGCGAAGGACATCACGTGGCGCGAGACGACGTCGGCGACGCGGGAAACGGACCTCACCTCCGGCGCCGTCGACCTGGTCGTGGCGAGCTACTCGATCACCGACAAGCGCAAGCAGGTCGTGTCGTTCGCCGGCCCGTACTTCACCACCGGCCAGGACCTGCTGGTGCGGCGGACGTCGGCCGACATCGCCGGGCCCGAGGCGCTGAACGGGCGCCGGCTGTGCTCGGTCACCGGGTCGACGCCGGCGCAGCAGGTGAAGGACAAGTACGCCCAGGCCGTCCAGCTGGTCGAGTACCCGCGGTACTCCGACTGCGTGACCGCGCTGCTCGCCGGGCAGATCGACGCGGTGACCACGGACGCGGTGATCCTGGCCGGCTACGTCGCGCGCGACCCGGAGCTGCTGAAGATCGTCGGGAAGCCGTTCTCGAAGGAGAGCTACGGCGTCGGCCTGCGCAAGGACGACACCCAGGGGGTGACCGCGGTCGACGACGCCATCCGGAAGATGATCTCCTCCGGCGAATGGCTGCGCTCGCTCAACGCGAACATCGGCCCGTCCGGATACCAGCTGCCCCCGCCCCCCGAGGTCGCGTCGAAGTGA
- a CDS encoding NlpC/P60 family protein, with product MTEQHTDQLVRHGLDTTNQFAQKLRHDPAAIGGARDAHVALQTSVGRTRDVASEQRVSLASASSGSTTDRATATSQSLEKEVQDLLDESAEIEKAVAEAAETLHVGEIKNDQVRDQIIKEIAASMKALEAVKTIQPPESRGAASRDILMKLQTKISQLTGQAATFSEQTINDLTAIGGRLGGGEQSTSASSAAPSTKVGSSFNSNSGYSGGSDGGGGGGGGGGGGGGGAVHKPRLPVAIPPQPGSGVAINLPGGKQVMAPNETAAKAVRNALSQLGVPYVWGGTARGVGLDCSGLTMTSYQDAGLQLPRTAAQQTVGAEVPSIDQLLPGDLVVWSGHVAMVIGDGQMVEAGDPVQVSKIRTTNAGQSFIGFYRPTG from the coding sequence GTGACCGAGCAACACACCGACCAGCTCGTCCGGCACGGCCTGGACACGACGAACCAGTTCGCGCAGAAGCTGCGCCACGATCCGGCGGCCATCGGCGGCGCGCGGGACGCGCACGTCGCGCTGCAGACGTCGGTGGGCCGCACCCGCGACGTCGCGTCGGAGCAGCGCGTTTCGCTGGCGTCGGCCAGCTCGGGCTCGACGACCGACCGCGCCACGGCGACGTCGCAGAGCCTGGAGAAGGAGGTCCAGGACCTCCTCGACGAGAGCGCCGAGATCGAGAAGGCCGTCGCGGAGGCGGCCGAGACGCTGCACGTCGGCGAGATCAAGAACGACCAGGTCCGCGACCAGATCATCAAGGAGATCGCGGCGTCGATGAAGGCGCTGGAAGCGGTGAAGACCATCCAGCCGCCGGAGAGCCGCGGCGCCGCTTCGCGCGACATCCTGATGAAGCTGCAGACGAAGATCAGCCAGCTCACCGGGCAGGCGGCGACGTTCAGCGAGCAGACGATCAACGATCTGACCGCCATCGGTGGCCGGCTCGGTGGCGGCGAGCAGTCGACGTCGGCTTCGTCGGCCGCTCCCTCGACCAAGGTCGGATCGTCGTTCAACAGCAACAGCGGGTACTCCGGCGGTTCGGACGGCGGTGGCGGCGGGGGAGGTGGCGGCGGCGGTGGTGGCGGTGGCGCCGTCCACAAACCGCGGCTACCGGTGGCGATTCCGCCGCAGCCCGGCAGCGGCGTCGCGATCAACCTGCCCGGCGGCAAGCAGGTCATGGCGCCGAACGAAACCGCGGCGAAGGCCGTGCGCAACGCGCTCTCCCAGCTCGGCGTGCCGTACGTGTGGGGCGGCACGGCCCGCGGTGTCGGCCTCGACTGCAGCGGGCTGACCATGACCTCCTACCAGGACGCCGGCCTGCAGCTGCCGCGGACGGCGGCGCAGCAGACGGTCGGGGCCGAGGTGCCCTCGATCGACCAGCTGCTGCCCGGCGACCTCGTGGTGTGGTCCGGGCACGTGGCGATGGTGATCGGCGACGGCCAGATGGTCGAGGCGGGTGACCCGGTGCAGGTCAGCAAGATCCGTACCACGAACGCGGGACAGTCGTTCATCGGCTTCTACCGGCCTACGGGGTGA
- a CDS encoding thioredoxin domain-containing protein, producing MAQARGASGDKRKWIIGIGAVVVLTLLVIGGVIWTIADRNQTEGQVINPGASASALAGDVTQKRNGVVVTVGKAGAKASIDVYADFLCPICGEFEKQYKSQVEQAINDGKLQVRYHMVPLLNQRSSPPGYSLDSANAALAAADAGKFLQFHDALFANQPQEGKRGYDKAQLIELGKNVGITDPEFAQTVNAGTYDQQLNAAFQQIENDPKLAQDFGGGQTGFGTPTVTANGSIVSWQDPNWLKKVTG from the coding sequence GTGGCCCAGGCCAGGGGCGCGTCCGGGGACAAGCGGAAGTGGATCATCGGCATCGGTGCCGTGGTCGTCTTGACCTTGCTGGTGATCGGCGGCGTGATCTGGACGATCGCGGACCGGAACCAGACCGAGGGCCAGGTGATCAACCCCGGCGCGTCGGCGAGCGCGCTGGCGGGCGATGTCACCCAGAAGCGCAACGGCGTGGTCGTCACCGTGGGGAAGGCCGGCGCCAAGGCCTCGATCGACGTCTACGCCGACTTCCTCTGCCCGATCTGCGGCGAGTTCGAGAAGCAGTACAAGAGCCAGGTCGAGCAGGCGATCAACGACGGCAAGCTGCAGGTGCGCTACCACATGGTGCCGCTGCTCAACCAGCGCTCCAGCCCGCCGGGCTACTCGCTCGACTCGGCGAACGCGGCGCTGGCCGCGGCCGACGCCGGCAAGTTCCTCCAGTTCCACGACGCGCTGTTCGCCAACCAGCCCCAAGAGGGCAAGCGCGGCTACGACAAGGCGCAGTTGATCGAGCTCGGCAAGAACGTCGGGATCACCGACCCGGAGTTCGCCCAGACCGTCAACGCCGGCACCTACGACCAGCAGCTGAACGCCGCGTTCCAGCAGATCGAGAACGACCCGAAGCTGGCGCAGGACTTCGGCGGCGGGCAGACCGGGTTCGGCACGCCGACGGTCACCGCGAACGGCTCGATCGTGTCCTGGCAGGACCCGAACTGGCTCAAGAAGGTCACCGGCTGA